A single window of [Clostridium] hylemonae DSM 15053 DNA harbors:
- a CDS encoding MBOAT family O-acyltransferase: MLFSSIVFLFTFLPIILILYYLVPGKFKNPVLLAGSLVFYAWGEPFYIFLMILSILFNYISGLDIARHLNNRHEARKSLIFNVAVNLCILGFFKYEGFVLDSINSVLPVDIPYRELALPIGISFYTFQTLSYIIDVYRGNVRVQRNLLDFALYVSMFPQLIAGPIVKYADIQRQLRIRQESWGKFGDGALYFIRGLAKKVLIANTTGMIFTKVTSLGAADTSVLTAWLGCAAYTFQIYFDFSGYSDMALGLGKMFGFQFLKNFDYPYISKSITEFWRRWHISLSTWFKEYVYIPLGGNRAGTGKHVRNILVVWLLTGLWHGASWNFVVWGLYYGILLLAEKYLLYRVLERLPGFLRHVYSIVLVMVGWVFFFSPTLGSAVQYLKLMFGGGSGLADKEGFYLLVTNLVLWAAAVIGSTPAVHDLYERFVYGSGKNRIAVNCTVYGILFLLCIAYLVTETYNPFLYFRF, translated from the coding sequence ATGCTATTTAGCAGTATTGTATTTTTATTTACGTTTTTACCGATCATATTGATCTTGTATTATCTTGTTCCGGGAAAGTTCAAGAATCCGGTGCTTCTTGCGGGAAGTCTTGTTTTCTACGCATGGGGGGAGCCGTTCTATATTTTTCTCATGATACTTTCTATTTTGTTTAACTATATCAGCGGACTAGATATTGCAAGACATCTGAACAACAGGCATGAGGCAAGGAAGAGCCTCATTTTTAATGTTGCCGTAAATCTGTGTATTCTTGGATTTTTCAAATACGAAGGTTTTGTGCTCGACAGTATCAATTCCGTGCTGCCGGTCGACATACCTTACCGGGAGCTGGCGCTTCCGATCGGCATTTCCTTTTACACATTCCAGACATTGTCCTATATAATCGATGTATACAGAGGAAATGTGAGAGTGCAGAGGAACCTCCTGGATTTTGCCTTGTATGTAAGTATGTTTCCTCAGCTGATCGCGGGGCCGATCGTAAAATATGCAGACATACAGCGGCAGCTCCGTATCCGACAGGAATCCTGGGGCAAGTTTGGAGACGGGGCGCTGTACTTTATCAGGGGCCTTGCCAAAAAAGTGCTGATCGCGAATACTACCGGCATGATATTTACGAAAGTGACTTCCCTCGGAGCCGCGGATACTTCGGTGCTCACGGCGTGGCTTGGATGTGCCGCTTATACGTTCCAGATATACTTTGATTTCAGTGGTTATTCAGATATGGCGCTCGGGCTCGGTAAGATGTTTGGCTTCCAGTTTCTGAAGAACTTTGACTATCCTTATATATCGAAAAGTATAACGGAATTCTGGCGCAGATGGCATATATCTTTGAGCACATGGTTCAAAGAATACGTCTATATACCGCTCGGGGGAAACCGTGCCGGCACAGGGAAGCATGTGCGCAATATACTTGTCGTGTGGCTGCTCACCGGGCTCTGGCACGGCGCGAGCTGGAACTTTGTCGTGTGGGGCCTGTACTATGGTATACTGCTCCTCGCCGAAAAATATCTCCTGTACCGTGTGCTTGAAAGGCTGCCCGGTTTTCTGAGGCATGTTTACAGCATTGTGCTCGTCATGGTCGGCTGGGTGTTTTTCTTCAGCCCTACGCTTGGGAGCGCTGTTCAGTATCTGAAGCTTATGTTCGGAGGCGGCAGCGGACTGGCCGATAAGGAGGGGTTCTATCTGCTTGTGACGAACCTTGTACTGTGGGCTGCTGCGGTCATCGGCTCAACTCCGGCTGTCCATGATCTGTATGAACGTTTTGTATACGGGTCCGGGAAGAACAGGATCGCCGTCAACTGTACTGTGTACGGGATCTTGTTCCTTTTGTGCATTGCGTATCTCGTGACGGAGACATATAATCCATTTTTATACTTTAGGTTTTAG
- a CDS encoding DUF4358 domain-containing protein, producing MKNKKKVRIDHINILKYGMVLLLAAYVILLVSREGGTKTPIKTVSKNVVSVMGTEGMKKGTTQDLKKYYGLNADDYKGVTLYIPDDVMGVKELLIVRLEDDSQADVVETAAQKRLDTQKKSFEGYGAAQTKLISSAVLESRGDYVLMAVTGKADAVQTAYRKSL from the coding sequence ATGAAAAATAAGAAAAAAGTCAGGATAGATCACATTAATATATTGAAATACGGCATGGTACTGTTACTGGCCGCCTACGTTATTCTGCTGGTCTCCAGAGAAGGCGGCACGAAGACGCCGATAAAGACAGTGAGTAAAAATGTCGTTTCTGTTATGGGGACAGAAGGGATGAAGAAAGGTACTACGCAGGATCTGAAGAAATATTATGGATTGAACGCAGACGACTACAAAGGTGTGACATTGTATATCCCTGATGATGTCATGGGGGTTAAGGAACTGCTTATCGTAAGACTTGAAGACGACAGTCAGGCGGACGTTGTGGAGACGGCGGCACAGAAAAGACTGGATACACAGAAGAAGAGTTTTGAGGGCTACGGAGCCGCCCAGACAAAACTGATCAGTTCCGCGGTGCTTGAGAGCAGAGGGGACTATGTACTGATGGCGGTGACCGGAAAGGCAGATGCCGTCCAGACAGCCTACAGAAAGAGTTTATAG
- a CDS encoding SGNH/GDSL hydrolase family protein: MKEKSVIVKDKNKKTWGSGEEQDKVLRMAVTTVIILLIAGGIIIAVKLMNPREDITEGTKKLEELEKADLKAAENKIEELEKAERAADEERKSRPVNERFANSLVLGDSITQGLYEFGVMDQSLVIAEKGAEVTRAEDTGTLDMIRKAQEAKPQNLFLTFGMNDVEAARGDAAVFAEGYGKVLDEIKAAMPDTKVYVNCVLPASRKAVDNNEWYGNIPEYNKKLKEICEEKDVIFIDNTGLVKEEYYADDGIHQAPDYYPGWVENMAEAADL; encoded by the coding sequence ATGAAGGAGAAATCAGTTATAGTGAAAGATAAAAATAAAAAAACATGGGGCAGTGGAGAAGAGCAAGATAAAGTTCTGCGTATGGCAGTCACCACTGTCATTATTCTTTTGATCGCAGGCGGTATTATTATTGCGGTAAAGCTTATGAATCCCCGTGAAGATATAACAGAGGGTACGAAGAAGCTGGAGGAACTTGAAAAAGCAGACTTAAAAGCTGCGGAAAATAAAATAGAAGAGCTGGAGAAGGCAGAGCGTGCAGCGGACGAGGAGCGGAAGAGCCGCCCGGTCAACGAACGCTTTGCCAATTCTCTTGTGCTTGGAGACTCTATCACTCAGGGGCTTTACGAGTTCGGGGTGATGGACCAGTCGCTTGTCATTGCAGAAAAGGGCGCGGAAGTTACGAGGGCGGAAGATACAGGAACGCTTGATATGATCAGGAAGGCGCAGGAGGCAAAACCGCAGAATCTGTTCCTTACATTTGGAATGAACGACGTGGAAGCCGCCAGAGGGGATGCCGCGGTATTCGCGGAAGGGTACGGCAAAGTTCTGGATGAGATCAAAGCGGCCATGCCGGATACAAAGGTGTATGTTAACTGCGTCCTGCCGGCCAGCAGGAAGGCGGTGGACAATAATGAGTGGTACGGCAATATCCCGGAATACAATAAGAAGCTGAAAGAGATCTGTGAAGAGAAAGACGTCATCTTCATAGACAACACGGGGCTCGTAAAAGAAGAGTATTACGCGGACGACGGCATTCACCAGGCGCCGGACTATTATCCGGGCTGGGTCGAGAACATGGCGGAGGCGGCAGATTTATAA
- a CDS encoding DUF5721 family protein, with translation MITLTPDTKTCMSHLLLKDTFDSLSLIEGEITTYNKFSIDGHIHKDFFEDAPDRDYSYWHELRSYCLSLIKGKRTPLGFKFVLSLGKEKFTGFLTENGLTFQPGDIQGLYMNLRYDGTRLVCVTGTSMNTFTMDKSLDEAWDRWVRTFFSDAGIAFEGDM, from the coding sequence ATGATCACACTGACCCCGGACACTAAGACATGCATGTCCCACCTGCTTTTAAAAGATACGTTCGATTCCCTCTCTCTCATAGAGGGAGAGATCACAACATACAACAAATTCTCCATTGACGGACACATTCACAAAGACTTTTTTGAAGACGCTCCCGACAGAGACTACTCTTACTGGCATGAACTGAGGAGTTACTGCCTGTCCCTCATAAAAGGAAAGCGCACCCCTCTCGGATTTAAGTTCGTCCTGTCCCTCGGAAAAGAGAAATTCACCGGCTTTCTCACGGAGAATGGACTTACGTTCCAGCCGGGAGACATCCAGGGCCTTTATATGAACCTGAGGTATGACGGCACGCGCCTCGTCTGCGTGACAGGCACTTCCATGAATACGTTCACGATGGACAAGTCACTGGATGAAGCCTGGGACCGGTGGGTGCGTACATTCTTCTCAGATGCGGGAATCGCTTTTGAGGGAGATATGTGA
- the htpG gene encoding molecular chaperone HtpG, with product MAGKKGNLSISSENIFPIIKKWVYSDHDIFVREMVSNGCDAITKLKKLDMMGEYQIPDDYKPSIQIIVNPKEKTLKFIDNGVGMTADEVEEYITQIAFSGATEFLEKYKDKTTEDDMIGHFGLGFYSAFMVADEVHIDTLSYKEGAAPVHWVSEGGTEYEMEDGTKEGVGTEITLYLNEDSVQFANEYRVREVVEKYCSFMPVEIFLSNVDAEQEYETIDEADLKEDDVVVEHIHEEAKMEEKENENGEKEMVEVSPAMEKVKINKRPVSLSDIHPLWTKHPNECEKEDYLDFYRKVFMDYKEPLFWIHLNMDYPFNLKGILYFPRINTEYDSIEGTIKLYNNQVFIADNIKEVIPEFLMVLKGVIDCPDLPLNVSRSALQNDGFVNKIADYISKKVADKLNGMCKTQKEEYEKCWDNISPFVKFGCLKDEKFCDKMKDSILFKNIDHKYLTLKECAEANGGTLEEPKEKEDTASEDAENAESKEEKTTIYYVTDEQQQSQYINLFKAQGQDAVILNHNIDSAFITQMEQRNPSLSFQRIDADITDSAKEEVAEEEKEEFQKITDSLVEIFRKELENDKLDVKVEKLKDDNTAAVITLSEQNRRMQEMMKMYGMAGMDAGMFGGESTLILNANHPLVKFVVEHRRAKSVPVICRQLYDLAMLAHKPLSPEEMTAFMQRSNEIMLLLTK from the coding sequence ATGGCAGGAAAAAAAGGTAATTTATCTATCAGCAGTGAGAATATATTCCCGATCATAAAGAAATGGGTATATTCAGACCACGATATTTTTGTACGCGAGATGGTGTCCAACGGATGTGACGCTATCACAAAGCTTAAAAAGCTTGATATGATGGGAGAATATCAGATACCTGACGATTATAAACCATCGATCCAGATCATCGTAAACCCGAAGGAAAAGACGCTGAAGTTTATCGATAACGGTGTCGGCATGACTGCGGACGAGGTGGAGGAATACATTACGCAGATCGCCTTTTCCGGAGCTACGGAATTTCTTGAGAAATATAAGGATAAGACGACTGAGGATGATATGATAGGGCACTTCGGTCTCGGTTTTTACTCTGCTTTCATGGTGGCGGATGAAGTGCATATTGATACACTTTCCTATAAGGAAGGAGCGGCTCCGGTACACTGGGTAAGCGAAGGCGGGACAGAGTATGAGATGGAAGACGGCACTAAGGAAGGCGTCGGCACGGAGATCACATTGTATCTTAATGAGGACAGCGTCCAGTTTGCCAATGAGTACCGTGTGAGAGAAGTAGTTGAAAAGTATTGTTCTTTCATGCCGGTGGAGATATTCCTCTCCAATGTGGACGCAGAACAGGAATATGAGACGATCGACGAGGCGGACTTGAAAGAGGATGACGTTGTAGTTGAACATATCCATGAAGAAGCCAAAATGGAAGAGAAAGAAAATGAAAACGGCGAGAAGGAGATGGTAGAAGTATCTCCTGCCATGGAAAAGGTGAAGATCAACAAACGTCCGGTATCTTTGAGCGATATCCATCCGCTCTGGACAAAGCATCCGAACGAATGCGAAAAAGAAGATTATCTCGACTTTTACCGCAAGGTATTTATGGATTATAAAGAGCCGTTGTTCTGGATCCATCTGAACATGGACTATCCGTTCAACTTAAAGGGGATCCTGTACTTCCCGAGGATCAATACAGAGTATGATTCTATCGAAGGTACGATCAAGCTGTACAACAACCAGGTGTTCATTGCAGACAATATCAAAGAAGTCATTCCGGAATTCCTCATGGTGTTAAAAGGCGTGATCGACTGTCCGGACCTTCCGCTCAACGTATCAAGAAGCGCGCTGCAGAACGACGGATTTGTAAATAAAATAGCGGATTATATATCAAAGAAGGTGGCCGATAAACTGAACGGTATGTGCAAGACACAGAAGGAAGAGTATGAGAAGTGCTGGGACAATATCAGCCCGTTTGTGAAGTTTGGCTGTCTGAAGGATGAAAAGTTCTGCGACAAGATGAAAGATTCTATTCTGTTTAAGAACATTGACCATAAATATCTGACATTAAAAGAGTGCGCAGAGGCCAACGGCGGAACGCTGGAAGAGCCGAAAGAGAAAGAAGACACTGCTTCTGAAGACGCAGAAAATGCAGAGAGCAAAGAAGAGAAGACAACGATCTACTATGTGACGGACGAACAGCAGCAGAGCCAGTATATCAATCTGTTCAAGGCACAGGGGCAGGACGCGGTCATCCTTAACCATAACATTGATTCTGCGTTTATCACACAGATGGAACAGCGCAATCCGAGCCTGAGCTTCCAGCGTATTGACGCAGATATCACAGATTCGGCCAAAGAAGAGGTCGCGGAGGAAGAAAAAGAAGAGTTCCAGAAGATAACAGACAGTCTTGTGGAGATCTTCCGTAAAGAACTCGAAAATGACAAACTGGATGTGAAAGTTGAGAAATTAAAGGACGACAATACGGCAGCAGTGATCACACTGTCGGAACAGAACCGCCGTATGCAGGAAATGATGAAAATGTACGGTATGGCAGGTATGGACGCCGGTATGTTCGGCGGGGAGAGCACACTCATACTCAATGCCAACCATCCGCTCGTGAAGTTTGTTGTAGAGCACAGGCGTGCAAAAAGCGTGCCGGTGATCTGCAGGCAGCTTTATGATCTGGCCATGCTGGCACACAAGCCGCTGAGTCCGGAAGAAATGACAGCATTCATGCAGAGAAGCAACGAGATCATGCTGCTTCTGACAAAATAA
- a CDS encoding ABC transporter permease: protein MGTKATRKDFYMEIRRSLGRFLSIFFIVALGVAFFSGIRSSEPDMRATGDAYFDGADLMDIKTVSTLGITEDDIRSIGKVDGVKRAEGGYSADFLCQGEDREIAVHVMSMLPSMNKVTVTKGRLPEKPGECLADDEMHYKVGDTVVLKSGDGTKVTDTLTTDTLTVVGTGNSPCYISFNRGNTTIGTGSLTGFFVVPASTFDMDVYTEAYVQAEGAKKLTAYTDAYENRIKKIQDNIKAITGERGSIRRQELTDEAEEELGRAEKELADGREEADLELLKAEQELTDGETKLNGAREQTAEGRRQLEEGKATLTTKQKELDSAGIQYESGRKQLEEGRTAYEKAMADFGAQKAAFDRQKADVDAQFAPQKEKLDQLKGLCDAKEAAVVQMQEQIKDLADTAARLQQEMDALDITDPKYAEKYNSLESQKNQAEADRNDLRDNKLPDAQKDLQESRTLYGQSQKAYDAARKDADSKLAVYAQKLDSGAAQLNDTKTKLSGSEAALSSVWSQIQDGQAQIDSGWAQIEKQEAALADAESEIAASAAELADGWKEYEAAKEKAEQKLADGEQKIADAKDEIGKIKDPKWYVYDRNTLAEYAGYGDNADRMRAIGKVFPVLFFLVAALISLTSMTRMVEEQRTEIGTMKALGYNKLTIASKYLGYALLATLGGSIFGVLLGEKVLPYIIIYAYGIMYHHIPDILTPYNLTYAAAATLAALACTLGATLAACYKELSAEPAVLMRPPAPKNGKRVFLERVTFIWKRLSFTWKSTVRNLMRYKKRFFMTIFGIGGCMALMLVGFGIKDSVFAISELQYSEIQVYDGMAYLEENIPEAKEKEVEDFLKNNADVRQYTEVNMRNVTLVNGGRERDAYEVVPGSAKELEKFINFRDRRSHKKYTLTDEGAVVSEKTAKLLGVKAGDTIYIKDEEDGNRPVKIQTVCENYMGHYIYLTPVLYEEVYGKPAEYNCYFFKAEDPSKSALARTGQEILKQDGVLSISYMSDIQKQLDDMLKSLNLVIVVLIVSAGMLAFVVLYNLNNINITERQRELATIKVLGFYDPEVAAYVYRENVILTLMGAGTGMIMGRLLHLFVIRTVEVDAAMFGRNINFPSYIYSLLFTVAFSAIVNWVMYFKLRRIDMVESLKSIE from the coding sequence ATGGGGACAAAGGCAACGCGCAAAGATTTTTATATGGAGATACGCAGAAGCCTCGGGCGGTTCCTTTCGATTTTCTTTATTGTAGCGCTCGGAGTTGCGTTCTTTTCAGGAATACGTTCTTCGGAGCCCGATATGCGGGCTACGGGGGACGCTTATTTTGACGGGGCGGATCTGATGGATATCAAGACCGTCAGTACGCTTGGAATAACAGAGGATGACATCCGCTCCATCGGGAAGGTGGACGGCGTGAAACGGGCGGAGGGCGGTTACAGCGCGGATTTTCTCTGTCAGGGTGAAGACCGGGAGATCGCGGTACATGTCATGTCCATGCTCCCGTCCATGAACAAGGTGACTGTGACGAAAGGGCGTCTTCCGGAAAAACCGGGCGAATGTCTGGCAGATGACGAGATGCATTATAAAGTGGGAGATACGGTCGTGCTGAAGTCGGGTGACGGAACGAAAGTCACCGATACGCTCACGACCGATACGCTGACCGTCGTAGGTACGGGGAACAGTCCGTGTTATATTTCATTCAACCGGGGAAATACAACGATCGGAACGGGGAGTTTGACGGGCTTCTTTGTTGTGCCGGCTTCCACATTTGACATGGATGTGTACACGGAAGCTTATGTGCAGGCGGAGGGAGCAAAAAAGCTGACCGCTTACACAGATGCGTATGAGAACAGGATCAAAAAGATCCAGGACAATATAAAGGCGATCACCGGGGAAAGAGGCAGCATACGCAGACAGGAACTGACGGATGAGGCGGAAGAAGAACTTGGCAGGGCGGAAAAAGAGCTGGCCGACGGAAGAGAAGAGGCCGACTTAGAACTTTTGAAAGCAGAGCAGGAGCTCACAGACGGGGAGACAAAACTTAACGGCGCCAGGGAGCAGACTGCGGAAGGACGCAGACAGCTGGAGGAAGGAAAAGCAACGCTCACCACAAAGCAGAAAGAACTGGACAGCGCCGGAATACAATATGAATCCGGCAGGAAACAGCTGGAGGAAGGCAGGACCGCCTATGAGAAGGCTATGGCGGATTTTGGCGCACAGAAGGCGGCATTTGACAGACAGAAGGCGGATGTGGACGCGCAGTTTGCCCCGCAGAAAGAGAAGCTTGACCAGCTGAAAGGGCTCTGCGATGCAAAGGAAGCGGCCGTTGTACAGATGCAGGAGCAGATAAAGGATCTGGCGGACACAGCGGCCCGGCTTCAGCAGGAGATGGACGCGCTTGACATAACAGATCCGAAGTATGCAGAGAAATATAATAGTCTGGAATCCCAAAAGAATCAGGCGGAGGCAGACCGTAATGACCTGAGGGACAATAAGCTTCCGGACGCACAGAAGGACCTTCAGGAAAGCAGGACGCTGTACGGCCAGTCTCAGAAAGCGTACGATGCTGCCAGAAAAGATGCGGACAGCAAGCTTGCGGTCTATGCGCAGAAGCTGGACAGCGGCGCGGCACAGTTAAATGACACGAAGACAAAGCTTTCCGGCAGTGAGGCGGCGCTTTCGTCTGTATGGAGCCAGATACAGGACGGCCAGGCGCAGATCGACAGCGGGTGGGCGCAGATCGAGAAGCAGGAAGCCGCACTTGCGGACGCGGAGTCAGAGATAGCAGCAAGCGCCGCAGAGCTTGCGGACGGATGGAAGGAGTACGAGGCTGCGAAAGAGAAGGCAGAGCAGAAACTGGCCGACGGTGAGCAGAAGATCGCGGATGCAAAAGATGAGATCGGTAAGATCAAGGATCCAAAATGGTATGTGTACGACCGGAATACGCTGGCTGAGTATGCCGGTTACGGTGACAACGCAGACCGGATGCGGGCGATCGGAAAAGTATTTCCCGTGCTGTTTTTCCTCGTTGCGGCGCTGATCAGCCTTACGAGCATGACTCGGATGGTGGAAGAGCAGCGGACAGAGATCGGGACGATGAAAGCGCTCGGGTACAATAAGCTGACCATAGCCTCCAAATATCTCGGTTATGCGCTCCTGGCCACGCTTGGAGGGAGTATATTCGGTGTGCTTCTCGGAGAGAAAGTGCTGCCTTATATTATCATATACGCCTATGGCATCATGTACCACCATATCCCGGATATTCTTACGCCGTATAATCTTACTTATGCCGCGGCAGCGACGCTTGCGGCGCTGGCCTGCACGCTGGGCGCCACGCTTGCCGCCTGTTATAAAGAACTTTCCGCAGAGCCGGCGGTACTTATGAGACCGCCCGCCCCGAAAAACGGAAAGCGGGTATTCCTGGAGCGCGTCACCTTTATCTGGAAGCGGCTGAGCTTTACGTGGAAGTCCACCGTGCGCAATCTCATGCGCTATAAGAAACGTTTCTTTATGACTATATTCGGCATCGGAGGCTGTATGGCGCTCATGCTCGTCGGGTTTGGAATCAAGGATTCCGTGTTTGCCATATCTGAGCTTCAGTACAGTGAAATACAGGTGTACGACGGCATGGCTTACCTTGAAGAAAATATTCCGGAAGCAAAAGAGAAGGAAGTGGAGGATTTCCTGAAAAACAATGCAGATGTCCGGCAGTATACAGAGGTCAATATGCGCAATGTGACACTCGTGAACGGCGGCAGGGAAAGAGACGCGTATGAAGTCGTTCCCGGGTCGGCAAAGGAGCTTGAGAAGTTCATCAACTTCCGGGACAGAAGGAGCCATAAAAAATATACGCTCACCGATGAGGGAGCTGTCGTGAGCGAAAAGACGGCAAAGCTTCTCGGGGTCAAGGCGGGTGATACGATATATATCAAGGATGAAGAAGACGGAAACCGGCCTGTAAAGATACAGACGGTCTGCGAAAATTATATGGGACATTATATCTATCTGACTCCTGTTCTGTATGAGGAGGTATATGGAAAGCCTGCGGAGTATAACTGTTATTTCTTCAAGGCAGAGGATCCGTCCAAATCAGCGCTCGCCAGGACGGGGCAGGAGATACTGAAGCAGGACGGCGTGCTGAGCATCAGCTATATGAGCGATATCCAGAAGCAGCTCGACGATATGCTCAAAAGTCTGAATCTCGTGATCGTTGTCCTCATTGTATCTGCCGGCATGCTCGCCTTTGTTGTACTGTATAACCTGAACAATATTAATATAACGGAGCGTCAGAGGGAACTGGCCACGATCAAGGTACTCGGCTTTTATGATCCTGAAGTGGCGGCTTACGTATACAGGGAGAATGTCATACTGACACTGATGGGGGCCGGTACAGGTATGATAATGGGAAGACTTCTGCATCTGTTCGTCATCCGGACAGTGGAGGTGGATGCGGCAATGTTCGGTAGAAATATCAATTTCCCGAGTTATATATACAGTCTTCTGTTTACGGTGGCTTTCTCCGCGATCGTCAACTGGGTCATGTATTTTAAGCTCAGAAGGATAGATATGGTAGAGTCATTAAAGAGCATAGAATAA
- a CDS encoding ABC transporter ATP-binding protein — protein MSGFVTLDNVRKVYHMGEVEIVAADGIDFQIEKGEFAVVVGPSGAGKTTVLNILGGMDTATEGRVQVDGETISGYNARQLTAYRRDDIGFVFQFYNLIPNLTALENVELALQICRDPMDAEEVLRDVGLGERLSNFPAQLSGGEQQRVSIARALAKNPKLLLCDEPTGALDYNTGKSILKLLQDTCREKGMTVILITHNQAITPMADRVIKIKNGKVSRMIENDKPVSVDSIEW, from the coding sequence ATGAGCGGTTTTGTGACGTTGGATAACGTGCGGAAAGTTTATCATATGGGAGAGGTGGAGATCGTGGCCGCAGACGGCATTGATTTCCAGATAGAAAAGGGAGAATTTGCTGTAGTTGTGGGGCCAAGCGGCGCGGGGAAGACAACCGTGCTCAATATACTGGGCGGCATGGATACTGCCACGGAGGGCCGTGTTCAGGTAGACGGGGAAACGATATCCGGATATAATGCCAGGCAGCTTACCGCATACCGGAGAGACGATATCGGGTTTGTGTTCCAGTTCTATAATCTCATTCCCAATCTCACCGCGCTTGAGAATGTGGAGCTTGCGCTTCAGATATGCAGAGACCCTATGGACGCGGAGGAAGTGCTCCGGGATGTAGGGCTTGGGGAGCGGCTTTCCAACTTTCCGGCCCAGCTCTCGGGAGGAGAGCAGCAGCGGGTGTCCATAGCAAGGGCGCTTGCCAAGAACCCGAAGCTTCTTCTGTGTGACGAGCCAACCGGCGCGCTGGATTATAACACCGGTAAATCAATACTGAAGCTTCTGCAGGATACGTGCAGGGAAAAAGGAATGACTGTTATTTTGATCACGCACAATCAGGCGATCACACCGATGGCTGACCGTGTGATAAAGATAAAAAATGGAAAAGTGTCCAGAATGATCGAAAATGACAAGCCTGTTTCGGTAGATTCTATAGAGTGGTAG
- a CDS encoding GNAT family N-acetyltransferase, with product MSQTRLVPAVTDSEIHDIAVLAEEIWHEHFTDIIGEEQVNYMVDKFQSYPALKEQIQNGYEYYQIHSGSTMAGYTGVHEDDGALFLSKLYIKKDCRGQHLASEAFRYLTALCRKRGLSRIWLTCNKHNANTLAVYSHLGFSITDEQVADIGNGFVMDDYILTYEMGI from the coding sequence ATGAGTCAGACAAGATTGGTCCCGGCCGTAACAGACAGCGAGATACATGATATCGCCGTGCTTGCGGAAGAGATCTGGCACGAACACTTTACGGATATTATCGGGGAAGAGCAGGTAAACTATATGGTAGATAAATTCCAGTCATACCCTGCCCTGAAAGAACAGATCCAGAACGGATATGAATATTATCAGATACACAGCGGCTCCACAATGGCAGGCTATACCGGCGTCCACGAAGACGACGGCGCGCTGTTTTTGAGCAAGCTCTACATAAAAAAGGACTGCCGCGGGCAGCACCTTGCCTCTGAAGCCTTCCGTTACCTTACCGCTCTCTGCAGAAAAAGAGGTCTGTCCAGGATCTGGCTCACCTGCAATAAACATAACGCCAATACTCTGGCGGTCTACAGCCATCTCGGCTTCAGCATAACTGATGAGCAGGTGGCGGATATCGGCAATGGGTTTGTGATGGATGATTATATCCTGACATATGAAATGGGGATTTAG